GCGGAGAAGCTGCGGAAGATCCCCCTTTCCTATTTCGGAAAAAAGGATCTGTCTGATTTGACCAGTACCATCATGGCGGACTGCGCCCAGATGGAAACGGCTTCCTCCCACTTCATCCCGGAGCTGGTGGGTGCTTGCATTTCCACGGCCCTGGTGGCGGTAAGCCTGTTTTCCTTCGACTGGCGGATGGCCCTGGCAGCGCTGTGGGTGCTTCCGGTTTCGTTTCTCATTGTGGGCTGCTCCGGCAGTGTGCAGAAAAACCTGAATAAAAAACAGATGGATCTGAAAATGGCGTGTGCCGACGGCATCCAGGAAGGGCTGGAGAGCATGCGGGATCTGCGGGCATACAACACCCAGGACGATTATATGAAGGGACTGGACGCCAAGATCAAAGCGGTGGAAAAGCATGCCATCGTGACGGAGCTGGGAACGGCGGTGTTCGTGGGAAGTGCCCAGATGATTCTGAAGCTGGGCATCGGCACCGTGGCGCTGGTGGGCGGCAGCCTGCTGATAAAGGGGCAGCTGGATGTGCTCACGTTCTTTATGTTCCTGCTGGTGGTATCCCGGATCTATGATCCCATGCAGGTGTCCCTGCAGAATCTGGCAGCCATCATTGCCTCTGACGTGCAGAGCAGTAGACTGGATGAGATCCTGTCCCATGAGGTACAGGAGGGCAGCACGCAGATGAACCATCAGGACTATGATATCACGTTTTCTCATGTGGGATTTTCCTATGATACCGGAGATGTGGTATTGAAGGACGTGTCCTTCACGGCAAAGCAGGGACAGGTGACAGCGCTCATCGGCCCGTCCGGCGGCGGCAAGACGACCGTATCCCGGCTGGCAGCCCGGTTCTGGGATGCGAACAGAGGCAGGATCACCGTGGGTGGTATGGATATTTCCACCATCGATCCCGAGACACTGATGTCGCTGTATTCCATCGTTTTCCAGGATGTGACGCTGTTTAACAATACGATCATGGAAAATATCCGGATCGGAAAAATGGATGCCACGGATGAGGAGGTGCTGGCGGCAGCTAGACTGGCCCACTGCGACGAGTTTGCGGAAAAGCTTTCGGATGGCTGGCATACGATGATCGGAGAAAACGGTTCCGAGCTGTCCGGCGGAGAACGGCAGAGAATCTCCATCGCCCGGGCATTCTTAAAGGATGCGCCCATTATTCTGCTGGATGAGGCCACGGCTTCTCTGGATGTGGACAATGAGACGATGATCCAGGAATCCCTGTCCCGGCTCATCCAGGATAAGACCGTGCTCATCATTGCCCACCGGATGCGTACCGTGGCAGAGGCAGATCAGATCGTGGTGCTCAAGGACGGTACTGTGGCGGAAAGCGGCAGCCCGGCAGAGCTGGAACAGAAGGACGGCATTTATGCCAATATGGTAAAGACTCAGCTGCTGGCAGGCGGCTGGAATCTGTAATGACAGGATGACCTGTCAGCGCAGGATATGGTCAGAAGCGGATAAAGATAAAAAAGGCCCGGCTGATAAAAAATATCAGCCGGGTTATTTTGTGATTGCTTTCGATGTATCGATTTACTTTACAAGTGCAGCATCTGTAACGTCATACGGGCACAGAGCGTTCTCGCCGTCATCCGCCTTGAAGGTCAGCTTGTAGGTGCCAAGCGTTCCCTCGCTGGTGCCAAGCTCGATGATGCCGGTGAAGGTGCCGTCCGCATTCTTGTAGGCCTTCTTCACCTCAAAGGACATATCGCCCATGTCACCGGCGGTGATCACGTAATTGTCCCCATCCTTCTTCACGTAGCTGACTTCTGTCGGGATATCCGGCAGGGACTGGTCTGTGCCGAAGCAGGCCTTCGCATAGGTGGAAACCACATCTGCGGGGATGGTGTAGATGCCGGTGTTCTCGTCATAGGATACGCCTTCGATATCCTTCCCGGCGTTGTTGGCAGCGAAGCAGACGGTCAGCCAGAAAAACTGGGCGTCAGAGGGCACATAAGCCACGCCGTCCTTGGAAATATCCGGCTGGTACATGGCGTAAACAACAGCTTCGTAGGCAGCAGCGGATTTCTTTAACTCAGTGACAACCGCTTCGTCATTATCCGGCTCGGCCTGGGTGGTATCCGCGCTGGTGTCATCCTTCTTTGTATCTTCTTCGGTGTCTTTCTCATCCTTCTGGAAGGTCTCATCCACCTGAGCGGGGGCATTGGTCTCTTTCTTCTTACCGCAGCCGATCATGGAGCAGGCCAGAGCAGCCAGCAGACAACCGGCAATGATTTTCTTTTTCATCGTATCTTCCTCCTTAAAAAAAGTATAGGCTTTTTCATTTCGGGATCTGTCTTCATTATACATGGTCTGGTGGAAAAAGTCCTGTGGTTTTTCTTAAAGTTTCATTACATTCCGGCAGAATCCGAAAGAGGATGCCGTCGTTGTTTCTATGTTAAGATTCCTGCGGTTCGTAATATCGATACAGGTTCACATCCCCCAGCAGATATTTCAGCCCGGTGCCGGATTCGAAGGCGAAGGTCAGCGTCTTCACCCCGCTGACATCCAGATCAAAGGTCTGGGGTTCGGATTCCTCGGACAGGTCACCGGCCTCGAACAGCAGTGTATCGTCGCCGTAAATGCGGAAGGTGCCGGTGTGGCCGTTCTGGATGCCCCGGGAACCGGCTTTGACGGCCAGGGTGCCCTGCAGCCGTGTGTAGCGTCCGTTCAGCTGGCACAGGTCTTTTCCTTCGGAATAGGTCATGGTCTGCATGGAAATGGCGCTGGGTTCTGTGTAGATGATGGCATGTCCGTACAGGTTGCCGTGGGTGTCTTCCACATTGTCCCCGATGGTCTTTGTGCCGCGGAGTGTATCGTTTTCCCAGGAAAGGGCATCCGCGGCTTTGGGCAGGTGTCCCTCGGCCTGATCATACAGCGAAGCGATGGTGTCATTCTCCGGGAAAATATCGTAGGCCGGGGAAACGATGTCGAAGGCCTGCCGGTACTGCCGTTCCTCCAGCAGCGGGGTGGCGGCCTCCGCGATCTGGGCGCAGTAGGAAGCCTCATACTGATCGGTCAGGGCAGACAGGTCGGCATCATCCGGATAATCTTTTTTCAGCGGAGCCAAAATGCGCAGTGCTTCCTCCAGATTGCCCTGATCCAGAGCGGCCTGGGCTTCTGCCATGGAAGTCTGCTTCCGGTAATCCTTGTAGGCGTTGTAAATAACTTCCTTCTGGGCTGTCAGCGTGGTAGCCTCGGGGAAGCGGGTCAGTGCATCTTCCACGGCAGTCATGGCGTCTTCATACCGGGCCTGGGACATCAGAGCGCCGGTCTGGGCTACGATCTGCTGACAGTACGATTCCTGCGCTTCCCGGATCCGGGACGTTCCTTCTATATATAAAGTGTCATTTTCGGACATGGAAGAAAATTGTGCGATGGCATCCAGATATTGTCCGGCATCCAACAGACTGCACCCCTCTTCATAAGCGGCCCGGGAGGCATAGAGAAGGGTGAGATCGGGTTTTAGTGCTGCCAGATCTTCTTCCAGTGCCGGATATTTTTCGGCAACGGCGCATGCTGTTTCCATCTGTGACCGGTCAATGACTGCGTCCCGGTACTGTGCCCAGGCGTGCTCCAGATGATCCCGCACACACTGTTCTGCCTTGCGGGCATTGCCGTCCACTTTTGACAGGGTATTTTCGTACAGTGTCAGTGCCGCTTCATACTGCCCGTCGGTATAAAGGGTGCGGAAGTTGTCCACCGGGCGGATGCAGTTGACATAATACAAAAGAATGCCCAGCAGCAATATGGTAATCATGACACAGAAAATCGTGATCAGCCGTCGTTTGCCTCTGGCTGCCGCTTCCTGGTCAATCGGTTGTTCCTGCATAAAAAAACTCCTCCTTTGTATGCCTATTATACAGGAAGGAGGAGTGGAAAAACAACAATGACAGGAATTCTTAAGAATCTGTTCAGCCATGCGCGGCGTGGCAGAGGATGCTGCGCAAGCGTGCTTGCAGGCAGCAGGCGCTGACAGGACGCATATGGCGCTCTGCCATAAGCGAAAGTCCAGCTGCGGATGCAGCGGGAAAGCTGTGCATACAGCGAGGACTTGAGCTGGGGCTGAACAGATTCGAATTGTTTTATGCATAGTGCTCTTTTATAATATGTCTCACGATCTCAAAAATATGGGGTTTTAATTCTTCCAGCGGTGCGGGCTGGTTATACAGGATGGAGCTGTAGCTGGCGCCGCTGACAAGCTCGATAATCAGATAGATCATGATCTCCGGTTCTTTGAATACATGACCGGATTCTTCCAGCATTTTTACAAAGAGGGAAGAAGTGCAGGGCTCTCCGCTCTCGGCACCGGTCAGTGCATTTTTGAAGACACCCCAGCTTAAATGCTTGGAGATGAAGGTCATCAGCATGGTGTCTTTGCTGAGCTTGTCCAGAATAAAATCTACCATATAAATAATCTGCTCTTCAAAGCTTGTGATGCCGGTCGCCTTCATGGCCGCGTAGGCGGACTGGAACAGCTGGCTGGCCTTGTGGCTGATGAGCTTGTTGCGGATATCGCTTTTGTCCTGAAAATACAGATAGAACGTCCCTTTGGCCACACCGGCTTCCTCTACAATGTCAGAAATAGAAGTCTTCTGCATCCCTTTTGTCGAAAACAGATGAAAGGCGGTGTTCAGAAGCGCATCCCGTTTCTGTTGTTTGTTGCGTTCTGTTTTTACTCCCATTGGGCATCCCTCCGTTAATTGCTAGTTCAAAATATAGAAGAAAAATGACCAATAGTCAATAGTTAAAAGAAAATAACCGGTGATTTTTTGACAAATACGCCGAAGTGTCGTATTTCTGGAAAAAAGGAATTGACTATTGGTCATTTCTATCGTATAACTGACAGTGACGAGAGAAAAATGACTGATGGTCATGTTTTAAAACGGCATGAGGAGTGATTGAAAATGGTAAAGTTTGGCAAATGGATTGCAAAGCATAAGGTGATTGTGGTAGCGATCTGTATGCTGCTCCTGATCCCTTCGGTGATCGGTCTGATAACAACGCGAATCAATTATGATCTGCTCAGTTATCTGCCGGAGAGCCTGGAGACAGTAGAGGGGCAGGACATCATGGTGGATAAGTTCGGTATGGGAGCTTTCTCCATGATCGTCGTGGAGGATATGCCTGCAAAGGATACCCAGAAGCTGAAAGAGACAATTAAGAGCATTGATCATGTAGAGAAAGTGCTCTGGTATGATGATCTGGCGGACATCACCGTTCCCACGGAAATGCTTCCCCAGAAAATACAGGATGTGTTCATCAAGGGCGACGCAACCATGATGATTGCCTTATTTGATAATACCACTTCTTCGGATGAAGCGATGGAGGCCATCACTGAGATCCGAAAGGTGACCGGCGAACAGTGTTTTGCCAGCGGTATGAGCGGCGTGGTAACAGATATCAAGAATCTGTGTTTACAGGAACTTCCGATCTACGTTGTCATTGCAGCGATCCTTTCCTTCTGTGTACTGGCACTGACGATGGATTCCCTTATTGTACCGCTGCTGTTCCTTTTCAGCATCGGCGTGTCGATCGTATATAATATGGGAAGCAATGCTTTCCTGGGAGATGTTTCCTATGTCACACAGGCGTTGACCGCAGTGCTGCAGCTGGGCGTGACGATGGACTACTCCATTTTCCTGCTGGACAGCTACGAGGCCAACAAGAAGCGGTTCCCGGGAGATAATCAGCGGGCCATGGCTCATGCGATTTCCAATACGTTCAAGTCCATCACGGCAAGCTCCATCACCACAGTGGCAGGCTTCTTGGCTCTGTGTGGTATGACCTTTGCACTGGGACGCAACATTGGTATCGTTATGTCGAAGGGGGTTATCATCGGCGTGATCTGCTGTATCACCTTTCTGCCGGCATTGATCCTGATGTTTGATAAAGTGATCGACAAGACAAGACACAAAGTAATCATGCCGGATATGAGTAAGCTTTCCCTGTGGATCACAAAGCATGCGGGAATTTTCCTTGTGATTTTTGCAGTGCTTCTGCTTCCCGCCATTTACGGCAACAATCATACCAAGATTTATTATAAGATTGACAAATCCCTTCCTTCCACTCTGGACAGTGCCATTGCCAATGAGAAGCTGAAGGAAGATTTCGACATGAGTAACATGCATATCCTTCTTCTGAAGGACGGACTGACTGCCAGAGAAAAGCAACAGATGCTCAGTGAGATGGAAGATGTGGACGGCGTGAAATGGGCTGTAGGGATGGATTCCTTTGTGGGACCGGCATTCCCGCAGGAAATGCTTCCGGATAAAGTGTCCAGCATGTTAAAAAGCGGTGGTTATGAGCTTTGCATGGTCTGCTCCGATTATGAGACAGCAACCGACGAGGTAAATGCCCAGATCGACAGCCTGCAGAAGATTTTGAAGAGCTATAGTCCAGAATCTATGATCATCGGTGAAGCGCCGCTGACCAAGGATTTGCAGGATGTGACGGATGTGGATTTGAATACGGTAAATATTCTTTCCATTGCGGCAATTTTCGTCATCATTATGATTTCCTTCAAATCGATTTCGCTTCCCATCATTCTGGTGGCAGTGATTGAATTTGCAATTTTTGTCAATATGGCAATCCCGTATTACACGGGCGTGGAGCTTCCCTTTGTAGCCAGCATCGTCATCGGCACGATCCAGCTGGGTGCCACCGTTGACTATGCGATCCTGATGACGAGTACGTATCAGAAGATGCGGATCAAGGGACTGGATAAACATGCGGCCATTCAGGAAGCCCATAATTCCTGTATGAAGTCCATTGTAACCAGTGGCCTGAGCTTCTTCGCTGCAACCTTCGGTGTGTGTGTGTACTCGAAGATCGATATGATCAGTTCCATCTGTACACTGCTTTCCAGAGGTGCACTGATCAGTATGGCAGTTGTTATTTGTATCCTTCCGGCAATGCTTTGGGTATTCGATCCGCTGATCTGCGTGACGACCCTTCATTTCACCGGAAAGAAAGAGAAAACGAGTAAAAATGAGATCAGCAAAGAACAGCCGTCCGCATAAAGGCTGCTTCCATTGAAACAGGAGGAATTTATCATGAACAGAAACAGAATAAGAAAAGCACAGGCAAAGAAATTAACAGCAGCGGCACTGGCAGTCCTGATGAGCACACAGCTGTGTGCGGCTCCGATCACGGCACAGGCTGCAGGCAGCGCCGACAGCGATAAGGATAAAGACAATACAGAAAGCCAGAAGGAAGAAAGCAAGGCCGTCGGCAAAGATGAGACTGTCTATGTCAAAACAGATGCCTCCGGTAATACGAAGGACATCACCGTCAGTGACTGGCTGAAAAATACAGACGGCACGTCCTCCATTCAGGATGCTTCTGATCTGACAGATATCACCAATGTCAAGGGTGATGAGACTTACGCGCAGGAAGACAACGGCGATATGCTCTGGACTTCCGATGGCTCTGATATTTATTATCAGGGTAAATCTAACGGACAGTTGCCGGTGGATGTGAAGATCACCTATTACCTGGACGGACAGGAGATCGCGCCGGAAAATCTGGCAGGCAAGTCCGGAAAGGTGAAGATCCGTTTTGACTATACGAACAACAGTAAGAAGACCGTAAAAGTAAACGGAAAAGAGGAAGAAATCTACACCCCCTTCCTCATGGCTTCCGCTATGATCCTTCCGGGCGATAATTTCAAGAATGTAGAGGTGTCTAATGGTAAAGTGATCTCTGACGGCAGCAATAATATTGTTGTGGGAATTGCCTTGCCTGGACTGGAGGACAGCTTAAAGCTGGATGAACTGGATCTGGGGGACAGAGATGAAATTCCGGATTATGTGGAAGTAACTGCGGATGCCACAGATTTCAAGCTGGAGATGACGGCTACCGTAGCAAGCTGCGGCAACCTGGATGATCTTGGATTTTCAGATGTAGACAGTCTGGATGATCTGAAGGATGCACTGGATGAACTGGCGGACGCCTCCCAGAAGCTGGTAGACGGTTCCGGTGATCTGCTGGACGGGGTGAAGGAGCTGAAAGACGGCTGGTCTGATTTCCGGGACGGCGTCAATAAACTGGATGACGGTGCCGGTGATCTGAAGGATGGCGCAAGCACCCTGAAGGATGGCGTGGATGCATACACCTCCGGTGCAGATACGCTGGGAACCAACGTACAGGCTTATGTGACAGGTGCCAAGAACCTGGTAAACGGTGTCAACGGTTACACCGCAGGCGCTTCCAACCTGGAAGCAGGCATCAAGACCTTCATCAACAGTATCAATGAGAAGCTGGGCACTGTGGGCGGCGTGGTAGGACAGCTCAAGACAGAGGGCACCGAGAAAATGCTGACAGATGCAGCGGAACTGCCGGACGGAAGTGCAGCTGTCGCAAGTGGTGTTAGTGACTTAAATGCCAGCCTGGACCAGCTTCATGAGAGTGCGGTGAAGATTGCCCAGGCAGCAGGCGGCAAGGGCACAACCCAGACACCCAGCACCCAGGTGGATCTGTCTGGTGCCAAGCAGGCAGCTTCTGATGCCAGTGCGGCTAACGATAGTGCAGTGGCACAGTTACAGTCCATCCAGGCTTCCTTAAGTGCTGTGCAGGATCAGTTAAACAGCCTGACGGTAACTGATGAAGAAGGCAATGAGATTCAGGTGGCTGACGGCCAGGCAGCATCCATCAGCGAGCAGATTGCATCCATCAGCGGAGCCATTGACAGCATCCAGGCAGCCAGTGGCAGTGCTGACAGTGCGGTATCCCAGATGGATGCAGCAGAGGATGCGGCCAATGCGGCGGCACAGGCACAGCAGGAAGCGGGCACGGCAAGTCTGGCAGATCAGCTGGATGCACTGGCAGATGGTATTGCAAAGATAGAAGCAGAAACCACCAAGACTTCCAAACTGGGTGCAGGAGCAAATACTGTGGCAGATGGTGTCAGCGATTTATACGCAGGCATCGGAGCACTGGACAGCAATATCAGTACTTTCCAGACCACACTGGCAGCTATGACCAGCGAAGATTCTGAGCTGGCCAAGGGCGAGGCGGAACTGTTAAAGGGTGCTTCTGACCTGACCTCCAACAATGCAGCGCTGACCGCAGGCGGCA
Above is a window of Oscillospiraceae bacterium NTUH-002-81 DNA encoding:
- a CDS encoding ABC transporter ATP-binding protein, yielding MREKLMHKYALSEQGAADMLKAFAAVTVSDLVLMMPVSLLYFLVKDYMEGNLGARAGFYIGGVAAALVLIAITTYIQYNATFLSTYVESGVRRITLAEKLRKIPLSYFGKKDLSDLTSTIMADCAQMETASSHFIPELVGACISTALVAVSLFSFDWRMALAALWVLPVSFLIVGCSGSVQKNLNKKQMDLKMACADGIQEGLESMRDLRAYNTQDDYMKGLDAKIKAVEKHAIVTELGTAVFVGSAQMILKLGIGTVALVGGSLLIKGQLDVLTFFMFLLVVSRIYDPMQVSLQNLAAIIASDVQSSRLDEILSHEVQEGSTQMNHQDYDITFSHVGFSYDTGDVVLKDVSFTAKQGQVTALIGPSGGGKTTVSRLAARFWDANRGRITVGGMDISTIDPETLMSLYSIVFQDVTLFNNTIMENIRIGKMDATDEEVLAAARLAHCDEFAEKLSDGWHTMIGENGSELSGGERQRISIARAFLKDAPIILLDEATASLDVDNETMIQESLSRLIQDKTVLIIAHRMRTVAEADQIVVLKDGTVAESGSPAELEQKDGIYANMVKTQLLAGGWNL
- a CDS encoding NPCBM/NEW2 domain-containing protein, whose amino-acid sequence is MQEQPIDQEAAARGKRRLITIFCVMITILLLGILLYYVNCIRPVDNFRTLYTDGQYEAALTLYENTLSKVDGNARKAEQCVRDHLEHAWAQYRDAVIDRSQMETACAVAEKYPALEEDLAALKPDLTLLYASRAAYEEGCSLLDAGQYLDAIAQFSSMSENDTLYIEGTSRIREAQESYCQQIVAQTGALMSQARYEDAMTAVEDALTRFPEATTLTAQKEVIYNAYKDYRKQTSMAEAQAALDQGNLEEALRILAPLKKDYPDDADLSALTDQYEASYCAQIAEAATPLLEERQYRQAFDIVSPAYDIFPENDTIASLYDQAEGHLPKAADALSWENDTLRGTKTIGDNVEDTHGNLYGHAIIYTEPSAISMQTMTYSEGKDLCQLNGRYTRLQGTLAVKAGSRGIQNGHTGTFRIYGDDTLLFEAGDLSEESEPQTFDLDVSGVKTLTFAFESGTGLKYLLGDVNLYRYYEPQES
- a CDS encoding TetR/AcrR family transcriptional regulator, which gives rise to MGVKTERNKQQKRDALLNTAFHLFSTKGMQKTSISDIVEEAGVAKGTFYLYFQDKSDIRNKLISHKASQLFQSAYAAMKATGITSFEEQIIYMVDFILDKLSKDTMLMTFISKHLSWGVFKNALTGAESGEPCTSSLFVKMLEESGHVFKEPEIMIYLIIELVSGASYSSILYNQPAPLEELKPHIFEIVRHIIKEHYA
- a CDS encoding MMPL family transporter, with the translated sequence MVKFGKWIAKHKVIVVAICMLLLIPSVIGLITTRINYDLLSYLPESLETVEGQDIMVDKFGMGAFSMIVVEDMPAKDTQKLKETIKSIDHVEKVLWYDDLADITVPTEMLPQKIQDVFIKGDATMMIALFDNTTSSDEAMEAITEIRKVTGEQCFASGMSGVVTDIKNLCLQELPIYVVIAAILSFCVLALTMDSLIVPLLFLFSIGVSIVYNMGSNAFLGDVSYVTQALTAVLQLGVTMDYSIFLLDSYEANKKRFPGDNQRAMAHAISNTFKSITASSITTVAGFLALCGMTFALGRNIGIVMSKGVIIGVICCITFLPALILMFDKVIDKTRHKVIMPDMSKLSLWITKHAGIFLVIFAVLLLPAIYGNNHTKIYYKIDKSLPSTLDSAIANEKLKEDFDMSNMHILLLKDGLTAREKQQMLSEMEDVDGVKWAVGMDSFVGPAFPQEMLPDKVSSMLKSGGYELCMVCSDYETATDEVNAQIDSLQKILKSYSPESMIIGEAPLTKDLQDVTDVDLNTVNILSIAAIFVIIMISFKSISLPIILVAVIEFAIFVNMAIPYYTGVELPFVASIVIGTIQLGATVDYAILMTSTYQKMRIKGLDKHAAIQEAHNSCMKSIVTSGLSFFAATFGVCVYSKIDMISSICTLLSRGALISMAVVICILPAMLWVFDPLICVTTLHFTGKKEKTSKNEISKEQPSA